The Candidatus Phaeomarinobacter ectocarpi genome includes a region encoding these proteins:
- a CDS encoding TetR/AcrR family transcriptional regulator has translation MARPRGFNSDEVAEALMNAFWLRGYGHTSLPDLVSATGLLRGSLYAAYGDKEGMFAVAIDSYLAHLRAELASDAKGIEGIREMLDAVVRITADDPDRRGCLLINAIPETGFVGAANAEAVNAGLQEMHRRVRKRLAEAQAASSQMPDLDELVAMVFASAVSIRVLGRAGQSRVLLQQVADGAVTSLRQAFDPGS, from the coding sequence ATGGCAAGACCAAGAGGGTTCAATTCTGACGAGGTGGCAGAGGCATTGATGAATGCCTTCTGGCTGCGTGGCTATGGCCACACGTCGCTTCCCGACCTGGTGTCAGCGACGGGTCTGCTGCGCGGAAGCCTGTATGCGGCCTATGGGGACAAGGAGGGGATGTTTGCTGTCGCCATCGACAGCTATCTCGCTCATCTGCGCGCTGAACTTGCATCTGATGCCAAAGGCATTGAGGGCATCCGCGAGATGCTTGATGCGGTCGTGCGGATCACCGCTGATGACCCTGATCGTCGCGGTTGCCTTCTCATCAATGCCATTCCTGAAACAGGCTTTGTCGGCGCGGCAAACGCTGAGGCCGTCAATGCCGGTCTGCAGGAGATGCACCGGCGCGTTCGCAAGCGGCTGGCAGAAGCTCAGGCCGCCTCGTCGCAAATGCCTGATCTGGACGAGCTGGTCGCCATGGTTTTTGCGTCCGCTGTCTCCATCCGCGTTCTGGGGCGTGCAGGTCAGTCTCGCGTACTGCTGCAGCAGGTTGCTGACGGTGCGGTGACGTCCCTCAGGCAGGCCTTTGACCCCGGCTCCTGA